In Kryptolebias marmoratus isolate JLee-2015 linkage group LG11, ASM164957v2, whole genome shotgun sequence, the following proteins share a genomic window:
- the LOC108229916 gene encoding AT-rich interactive domain-containing protein 3A translates to MNYSKAQTSSFSEEGTMAGCPQPGSAGVKLEAVMEQLQRQQEAKLEMDLQEKHLLHARLLFAQQAAAARASSSRLDSFARADGQPNPSRRDMKVEVGDSDHEAEEMLEPDDEEEEEEEGGDENGPHLQKPEPRQVSRFQPYSTSAAEPESPTMKQEPEEKNLSSPAGHTAFASPNGFADWSYDELFKQRGGGGGGGGGIWAEEAEGGKVKGEPSRDFAKLYELDNDPQRKEFLDELFVFMQKRGTPVNRIPIMAKQVLDLYRLYKLVTEKGGLVEVINKKIWREITKGLNLPTSITSAAFTLRTQYMKYLYPFECDKKGLSSPGELQAAIDSNRREGRRPSYTSSLYRYSPSPSSAPHGLLSSPTMQTTPIAHNGLSTSGSPNLKRNADEPSTPVMPRLPVALALGQHHHHQQQHHQHKQLAQAATLEHLRERLDRAAGGAAADGPERKMMRLAEEQQRFMQQALQQNLLAMASHFNPVNLKLNNGHEKKQDLSLSISTNGPASISVSVEVNGTIYSGTLVAQKPAAPVSSQTVTPAGTSGFSALSSSHSPSSTSSTSSKGPN, encoded by the exons ATGAATTACTCCAAGGCGCAAACG TCAAGCTTTTCTGAGGAGGGGACCATGGCCGGCTGTCCACAGCCTGGTTCTGCAGGGGTGAAGCTGGAGGCGGTGAtggagcagctgcagagacaacaggAAGCCAAGCTGGAGATGGACCTGCAGGAGAAACATCTCCTCCATGCTCGGCTCCTGTTCGCCCAGCAGGCCGCGGCGGCCCGGGCGTCCAGCTCCAGGCTGGACTCGTTCGCGAGAGCCGACGGGCAGCCAAACCCGAGCCGAAGGGACAtgaaggtggaggtgggggACTCGGACCACGAGGCGGAGGAGATGCTGGAGCCTGacgacgaagaggaggaggaggaggaaggaggtgaCGAGAACGGGCCTCATCTTCAGAAGCCGGAACCCCGACAGGTTTCGCGCTTTCAGCCGTACTCTACGTCAGCCGCTGAACCCGAGTCTCCAACGATGAAGCAGGAGCCAGAGGAGAAGAACCTGTCGTCTCCTGCAGGTCACACCGCCTTCGCTTCACCCAATGGCTTTGCTGACTGGAGCTACGATGAGCTGTTCAAACAG agaggaggaggaggaggaggaggaggagggatctGGGCCGAGGAGGCAGAAGGAGGAAAAGTAAAAGGAGAGCCATCGAGAGATTTTGCCAAG CTCTATGAACTAGACAATGACCCGCAACGAAAGGAGTTTCTTGACGAACTCTTCGTCTTTATGCAGAAACGAG GGACTCCGGTGAACCGCATTCCCATCATGGCCAAGCAGGTGTTGGACTTGTACCGGCTTTATAAACTGGTGACGGAGAAGGGAGGACTGGTGGAGGTTATTAACAAGAAGATTTGGAGGGAGATCACCAAAGGACTCAACCTGCCCACCTCCATCACCAGCGCAGCCTTCACCCTCCGGACCCA GTATATGAAGTACCTGTACCCGTTTGAGTGTGACAAGAAAGGCCTGAGCTCTCCAGGTGAGCTGCAGGCGGCGATCGACAGCAACCGCAGAGAGGGTCGACGCCCCAGCTACACCAGCAGCCTTTACCGCTACTCTCCGTCCCCGAGCTCCGCCCCGCACGGCCTCCTGTCCTCGCCCACGATGCAGACGACCCCGATCGCACACAATGGCTTGAGCACATCCGGCAGTCCGAATCTGAAAAGGAACGCAG atGAGCCCTCCACGCCTGTGATGCCCAGGCTGCCTGTGGCTCTGGCTCTTGGtcagcaccaccaccaccagcagcagcaccaccagCACAAGCAGCTCGCCCAAGCTGCCACGTTGGAGCATCTCAGGGAGAGGCTGGATCGGGCGGCAGGTGGAGCCGCGGCCGACGGTCCGGAAAGGAAGATGATGCGTCTCGCGGAGGAGCAGCAGCGTTTCATGCAGCAGGCCCTCCAGCAGAACCTGCTGGCGATGGCGTCTCACTTCAACCCCGTGAACCTCAAGCTCAACAACGGGCACG AAAAGAAACAGGATTTGTCCCTGAGCATCTCTACTAATGGACCGGCCAGcatcagtgtttctgtggagGTCAATGGTACCATTTACTCAG GGACGCTCGTGGCCCAGAAACCCGCTGCTCCGGTCTCGTCTCAGACCGTGACTCCGGCGGGGACGAGCGGTTTCAGTGCCCTTTCCTCCTCCCACAGTCCATCATCTACATCTTCCACCTCCTCAAAGGGaccaaattaa
- the LOC108229904 gene encoding cytochrome c oxidase subunit 5A, mitochondrial, which yields MFRAAVRLSVSGVRSLTRTQPRCQALVASRCYSHGKHETDEEFDARWVTYFNKPDIDAWELRKGMNTLIGYDLVPEPKILEAALRACRRLNDFASAIRILEAVKDKAGPHKDIYPYVIQELRPTLDELGISTPEELGIDKV from the exons ATGTTCAGAGCAGCCGTCCGACTCTCGGTCTCCGGTGTGCGGAGCCTGACCCGTACGCAGCCGAGGTGCCAAG CTCTCGTGGCATCAAGGTGCTATTCCCACGGGAAGCATGAGACCGATGAGGAGTTTGACGCCCGCTGGGTGACATATTTCAACAAGCCGGACATCGATGCATGGGAGCTGAGAAAAG GGATGAACACGTTGATCGGGTACGATCTGGTACCTGAGCCGAAGATCCTGGAGGCTGCCCTGAGAGCCTGTCGGAGACTAAACGACTTTGCCAGCGCTATCCGAATTTTGGAGGCTGTGAAG GACAAAGCTGGACCTCATAAAGACATCTACCCATACGTGATCCAGGAGCTGCGGCCAACGTTAGACGAGCTTGGTATTTCTACGCCCGAGGAGCTCGGCATTGATAAAGTGTAA